One stretch of Castor canadensis chromosome 14, mCasCan1.hap1v2, whole genome shotgun sequence DNA includes these proteins:
- the Asf1b gene encoding histone chaperone ASF1B isoform X1, with product MTLPLIHLDLGQDAQLTGISRGWQAGSLHFSDLSRATSQMETSPDLEWKIIYVGSAESEAFDQILDSVLVGPVPAGRHMFVFQADAPNPSLIPETDAVGVTVLLITCTYHGQEFIRVGYYVNNEYPSPELRENPPPKPDFSQLQRNILASNPRVTRFHINWDNNTDRPEATENQDPTLGCSLALGCTPVKGLGLPGCIPGLLPENSMDCI from the exons ATGACCTTGCCCCTGATACACTTGGACCTCGGGCAAGACGCACAGCTCACCGGAATTTCCCGGGGTTGGCAGGCAGGCTCTCTGCACTTCTCTGATCTTTCCCGAGCGACCTCACAGATGGAGACCTCACCAG ACCTGGAGTGGAAGATCATTTACGTGGGCTCAGCGGAGAGCGAGGCATTTGATCAGATTCTAGACTCGGTACTCGTGGGCCCTGTGCCTGCAGGAAGGCACATGTTTGTCTTCCAG GCTGACGCCCCCAACCCATCCCTCATCCCTGAGACTGACGCTGTTGGTGTGACTGTGCTCCTCATTACCTGCACCTACCATGGCCAGGAGTTCATTCGAGTGGGCTACTACGTCAACAATGAGTACCCCAGCCCTGAGCTGCGGGAGAACCCGCCCCCAAAGCCAGACTTCTCACAG CTCCAGCGGAACATCTTGGCCTCCAATCCCCGGGTGACACGCTTTCACATCAACTGGGACAACAACACAGACAGGCCAGAGGCCACTGAGAACCAGGACCCCACCCTGGGCTGCAGTCTTGCCCTAGGCTGCACTCCTGTGAAGGGTCTGGGCCTCCCTGGCTGCATTCCCGGTCTCCTCCCTGAGAACTCCATGGACTGCATCTGA
- the Smim46 gene encoding small integral membrane protein 46, translated as MLLWQPAPPPLPSPQSPVSEAFPSQPASSCFPIKGEIPDSPGQPGMDLGSGSHQGEDSDITFQWWLQLLLWSHLAVRFLAYLCHTFQGPKPQPAP; from the coding sequence ATGCTTCTGTGGCAACCAGCTCCTCCTCCACTCCCCAGTCCCCAGTCCCCAGTCTCTGAGGCTTTCCCAAGTCAGCCTGCATCTTCCTGCTTCCCCATCAAAGGGGAGATTCCAGACAGCCCAGGGCAGCCTGGCATGGATCTGGGGTCAGGCAGCCATCAGGGTGAGGACTCGGACATCACCTTCCAGTGGTGGCTGCAGCTGCTCCTCTGGTCTCACCTGGCTGTTCGTTTCCTGGCCTACCTGTGCCACACCTTCCAGGGACCTAAGCCACAGCCAGCACCCTGA